GTTAAGCGGCGGCTTAGAAGGTCTGCAAACAGCCTCTATTGTGGCAGCGCTGCCTTTTACCGTCATCATGGTCCTGATGTGCTTTTCTCTTGTCATGGCATTGCAGGAAGAAGACCGGATTGCGAAAAAGAAACGGAAGGATCAGCAGAAGAAGCTGGAGAGGTTGTTGAAGGAGTTGTAAAAAGGAGGACGCTATCCATCGCGTCCCCCTTTGTTATTCATTGGATACTATTGACTCAGATGTTACCTCAATCCCGTTTCTGCGAAACAGCGCCGCCGTCAGCCCGACACCCGGCATTTTTTTCCCGGAAAAGCTACCATCGTAAACAAAGGAGCTTCCACAGGACGGGCTGTTCTCTTTTAATATGGCGGATGTGGCTCCAACCGTTTTCGCCAGCTTCAGCGCTTGGTTTGCCCCCATCAAAAATTCCTCGGTGACGTCTCGACCAGTGTCGTCTATGATGCGTGCTTTGCCATCCAGAACATCTTCTCCAGTCCCCCCGATGATTTCTGCTGGCGGTCGTGGTGTTGGCAAGCCTCCCAGCTGTTCAGGACAGACGGGGATAGCCTTTCCTTCCCGGAGCAATTGCTCCAGCTCTTGGTCCAAGCATGACTTCTGATCGTAACGGCATTCACAGCCGATCAAACAGGCACTAATCACTTTCATGACAACCGTC
This genomic stretch from Brevibacillus sp. DP1.3A harbors:
- a CDS encoding DUF523 domain-containing protein, whose amino-acid sequence is MKVISACLIGCECRYDQKSCLDQELEQLLREGKAIPVCPEQLGGLPTPRPPAEIIGGTGEDVLDGKARIIDDTGRDVTEEFLMGANQALKLAKTVGATSAILKENSPSCGSSFVYDGSFSGKKMPGVGLTAALFRRNGIEVTSESIVSNE